From the Streptomyces sp. Tu 2975 genome, one window contains:
- a CDS encoding GPP34 family phosphoprotein encodes MAVTLGEEIMLLSLDDESGAAKDRQSAGWAVAGGILLDLVMAGRVSVDDGRVRVTDQAPTGVPLLDGRLEQLTAWAGRRRRPPKVTDWLTKDHSKAVTATIGSLRERGLVAEEQHKVLGLFPVKRYPEADGAAERELRDRLAAVVLEGNDPDDRTAGLVALIHSAKLHRIAFPGVPRKELTARMSRISEGQWAGDSLRKAIRDMQAAMVAVTVMTAAAAAG; translated from the coding sequence ATGGCGGTCACGCTGGGCGAGGAGATCATGCTGCTGTCACTGGACGACGAGTCCGGTGCGGCGAAGGACCGGCAGTCGGCCGGATGGGCCGTGGCGGGTGGCATCCTGCTCGACCTGGTCATGGCCGGGCGGGTCTCGGTGGACGACGGCCGGGTGCGGGTCACGGACCAGGCACCCACCGGTGTCCCACTCCTCGACGGCCGCCTGGAGCAGCTCACGGCCTGGGCGGGCCGCAGGCGCAGGCCTCCGAAGGTCACGGACTGGCTGACGAAGGACCACTCCAAGGCCGTGACCGCCACGATCGGGAGTCTGCGTGAGCGGGGCCTTGTGGCCGAGGAGCAGCACAAGGTGCTGGGCCTCTTCCCGGTCAAGCGCTACCCGGAGGCGGACGGGGCGGCCGAACGCGAGCTCCGCGACCGCCTCGCCGCCGTCGTCCTCGAGGGGAACGACCCCGACGACCGGACGGCAGGTCTGGTCGCACTGATCCATTCCGCGAAGCTTCACCGCATCGCCTTCCCGGGCGTCCCGCGCAAGGAGCTCACCGCGCGGATGTCCCGGATCTCCGAGGGCCAGTGGGCGGGCGACAGCCTCCGTAAGGCCATCCGTGACATGCAGGCGGCGATGGTCGCGGTCACCGTGATGACGGCGGCCGCGGCGGCGGGCTGA